One stretch of Candidatus Omnitrophota bacterium DNA includes these proteins:
- a CDS encoding response regulator transcription factor — protein MTQLLIVTNNPQAFKTFREAVHGLGWSARCVTFEEAEGMGAQASGFDAVCLCCAGAQAPALNEAYELLQGNPTLSPLPLLLVLSPAQLASVDPKWELADFLTWPAHREELQLRLERYARPGGSASNGSHEVRFRDLCIDLERYEVRLGRQRLEFTFKEFELLKFLAVNPGKVHSREYLLDRVWGFDYFGGTRTVDVHIRRIRSKLGPEAEGYIETLRNVGYRFVEEFNEGTD, from the coding sequence GTGACCCAACTCTTGATCGTGACCAACAATCCGCAGGCCTTTAAAACATTTCGTGAGGCGGTGCACGGCCTGGGCTGGAGTGCGCGCTGCGTGACTTTTGAAGAGGCGGAAGGTATGGGCGCCCAAGCCTCAGGCTTTGATGCGGTTTGTCTGTGTTGTGCGGGGGCCCAGGCGCCTGCACTCAACGAGGCCTATGAACTATTGCAGGGGAACCCTACGCTGAGCCCCCTGCCTTTGCTGTTGGTTTTGAGTCCGGCTCAACTCGCTTCAGTGGACCCAAAGTGGGAGTTGGCGGATTTCCTGACTTGGCCGGCCCATCGGGAAGAGCTGCAGTTGCGGCTGGAACGCTATGCCCGTCCGGGAGGGTCTGCGTCGAACGGTTCTCACGAAGTGCGCTTCAGGGACTTGTGCATTGATTTGGAGCGTTATGAGGTCCGCCTGGGCAGGCAGCGTCTGGAGTTCACATTCAAGGAGTTTGAACTCCTCAAGTTTTTGGCTGTGAATCCGGGGAAGGTCCATTCCAGGGAGTATTTGTTGGACCGGGTCTGGGGCTTTGATTATTTTGGCGGGACACGCACAGTCGATGTGCATATCCGGCGGATCCGGTCCAAGCTGGGCCCCGAGGCCGAGGGCTATATCGAGACACTGAGAAATGTCGGCTACCGTTTTGTAGAAGAATTTAACGAGGGTACGGACTGA
- a CDS encoding NAD+ synthase → MAVVNPTLRIALVQPNLTVGDLHGNAERVLEGLARAQAVAADLTVFPELTLSGYPPEDLLLKPQFRKDNARTLRQLAPYVPHGMTALIGFVDEDKKGHVYNALAVIAGGVIRGVYHKMCLPNYGVFDERRYFTPGKTVGVLALGELLIALSICEDIWRENGPLDHDRGIAGAQIIVNASASPYHAGKRREREDLLKHRARQHRAAICYVNLVGGQDELIFDGSSQIWSSAGRKLAQVHAFEEDLLVHDLEIRPQANRRAGGSNRSGIRLIRCPKPQNEARPKLGRRKRVPELSRCEEIYKALVLGTRDYVRKNRFKAVCLGLSGGIDSALTAAIAADALGADQVNAVVMPSPFSSKGTMHDAEALAKNLGIGLLRFPIESLMKEYEQSLTSTIGHDYSALARENVQARIRGNLLMALSNSYGWLLLTTGNKSEMATGYCTLYGDMAGGFAVLKDVPKTLVYELSEYRNSVGCVIPRTVLTRAPSAELAKGQKDADSLPPYEVLDPIIKGYVEEDRSYSDLVRAGHRADAVRRTIRLVDGSEYKRRQGPPGVRITPRAFGKDRRIPITNRYAQF, encoded by the coding sequence GCAGCCGATCTGACTGTGTTTCCGGAGTTGACGCTTTCCGGATATCCTCCCGAGGACTTGTTGCTCAAACCCCAGTTCCGCAAGGACAATGCACGCACTCTGCGCCAGCTTGCACCCTATGTGCCCCACGGCATGACTGCGCTCATCGGTTTTGTGGATGAGGACAAGAAAGGCCATGTGTACAACGCTTTGGCCGTTATTGCCGGGGGGGTGATCCGCGGCGTGTACCACAAGATGTGCTTGCCCAATTACGGGGTCTTTGACGAGCGCCGCTACTTTACGCCGGGCAAAACAGTGGGAGTCTTGGCCTTGGGGGAATTGCTCATTGCGCTCTCCATTTGTGAGGACATTTGGCGCGAAAACGGTCCCTTGGATCATGACCGGGGAATTGCCGGAGCACAGATTATTGTGAATGCCTCGGCCTCGCCCTATCATGCCGGCAAACGCCGCGAAAGAGAGGATCTCTTGAAGCACCGGGCGCGCCAGCATCGCGCCGCCATTTGCTATGTGAATCTGGTGGGCGGTCAGGATGAACTGATTTTTGACGGATCCTCGCAGATTTGGTCGAGCGCGGGCAGGAAACTTGCGCAGGTTCATGCCTTTGAGGAGGATCTGCTTGTGCATGATTTGGAGATCCGGCCCCAGGCGAACCGGCGGGCCGGGGGATCCAATCGATCGGGGATCCGCTTGATTCGTTGCCCTAAGCCTCAGAATGAAGCGCGCCCCAAACTCGGCCGGCGCAAGCGTGTACCGGAACTTTCGCGTTGTGAAGAGATTTACAAGGCCTTGGTCTTGGGCACGCGCGACTACGTGCGCAAGAACCGTTTCAAAGCCGTATGTCTGGGTTTGAGTGGAGGGATTGATTCCGCCTTGACGGCCGCAATTGCTGCGGACGCTTTGGGAGCGGATCAGGTTAACGCGGTGGTGATGCCTTCGCCCTTCTCTTCCAAAGGCACGATGCATGATGCCGAGGCGCTGGCAAAGAACCTGGGGATAGGGCTTTTGCGTTTTCCGATCGAGTCTCTGATGAAAGAGTATGAGCAATCCTTAACCTCGACTATCGGCCACGACTACAGCGCTTTGGCGCGCGAGAATGTGCAGGCGCGGATTCGGGGCAATTTGCTCATGGCTCTCTCCAATTCGTACGGGTGGTTGCTTTTGACAACCGGGAATAAGAGTGAGATGGCTACCGGCTACTGCACCCTTTACGGGGACATGGCCGGCGGTTTTGCCGTGCTCAAGGATGTCCCGAAAACGTTGGTGTACGAATTGTCTGAGTATCGGAATTCTGTCGGGTGCGTCATTCCGCGCACAGTGCTGACGCGGGCGCCCTCCGCTGAGTTGGCCAAGGGGCAGAAGGATGCGGATTCTTTGCCGCCCTATGAAGTCTTGGATCCGATCATCAAAGGTTATGTTGAGGAAGACCGCAGTTATTCGGATTTGGTTCGAGCCGGTCATCGGGCGGATGCGGTGCGCCGCACCATTCGACTCGTGGACGGAAGTGAGTACAAGAGACGCCAGGGTCCCCCGGGGGTGAGAATTACACCTCGCGCTTTTGGGAAGGACCGCCGGATACCGATCACCAACCGCTATGCCCAGTTTTAG
- a CDS encoding 23S rRNA (adenine(2503)-C(2))-methyltransferase RlmN, with translation MSPSGEKFKPFLLDLSDEELCAQFAEWGEPAYRVRQVLSWIIGKGAASFAGMSNLSKGLRIRLSRRFRLGDLELADRVAAADGTEKFLFRLRDKNLIESALIPSSDRCTACISTQVGCRLGCTFCASTRAGLVRDLGSGEILTQVLTLDAVRPLTHLVVMGIGEPLENYDATLRALRRLVEYRGWAARRITVSTSGLVPEIERLAREDLGIRLSVSLHATRQELRWKIMPISARYPLG, from the coding sequence ATGAGCCCATCCGGGGAGAAATTCAAGCCCTTTCTGCTCGACCTGAGCGATGAGGAGCTTTGTGCCCAGTTTGCCGAGTGGGGGGAGCCTGCTTATCGTGTGCGCCAGGTTCTTTCCTGGATCATCGGGAAAGGGGCCGCGTCTTTTGCAGGGATGAGCAATCTGTCCAAGGGACTGCGGATAAGGCTGAGTCGCAGATTTCGATTGGGGGACTTGGAGCTTGCCGACCGGGTGGCTGCCGCTGACGGCACAGAAAAGTTTCTCTTTCGCCTGCGAGACAAAAATCTGATCGAGAGTGCCCTTATTCCCAGTTCGGATCGCTGTACGGCGTGTATTTCCACTCAGGTGGGTTGCCGTCTGGGATGCACTTTCTGCGCCAGCACCCGGGCGGGCCTGGTGAGGGATCTGGGTTCCGGAGAAATTCTCACCCAGGTTTTGACTCTGGATGCTGTGCGGCCGCTCACGCATCTTGTGGTCATGGGGATTGGAGAACCTTTAGAAAATTACGATGCGACCCTGCGGGCTTTACGCCGTTTGGTCGAGTACAGGGGATGGGCGGCCCGCCGCATCACGGTTTCGACCAGCGGCCTGGTCCCGGAAATTGAGAGACTGGCGCGGGAGGATTTGGGGATTCGGCTTTCTGTCTCCCTCCATGCCACGCGCCAGGAGCTGCGCTGGAAGATTATGCCCATTTCGGCGCGTTATCCTCTGGGAG
- a CDS encoding histidine phosphatase family protein: MSDVKISNTKKVDRKLKWLLIRHGESTWNESGRIQGWSNPHLSETGRKQAERLAARLKRTKISHLYTSPLRRARQTATAVAEATGLKACPVEELKEICLGDWEGLTPFQVDRQFSNGYASWLKDPHSVRIPNAEGSRPFVQRISRAFQRLRQETSEGTVAVVTHGGVIAAYLSSLLGSDFDRTLLSIQLDNTGLTTLEWINGHPSVRGVNDHRHLGGNVAARGWHAQAVRTGKSG; this comes from the coding sequence ATGTCGGACGTCAAGATTTCAAACACTAAGAAGGTGGATCGCAAACTCAAATGGTTGCTGATTCGTCATGGGGAAAGCACTTGGAACGAGTCGGGGCGCATTCAAGGTTGGAGCAATCCACACTTGAGCGAAACGGGTCGTAAACAGGCCGAGAGGCTGGCCGCCCGGCTCAAGCGCACAAAAATTTCGCACCTCTACACGAGCCCTTTGCGCAGGGCCCGCCAGACTGCGACGGCAGTGGCTGAAGCTACCGGACTCAAGGCCTGCCCTGTTGAAGAGCTCAAGGAAATTTGTCTGGGGGATTGGGAAGGGCTGACTCCCTTTCAGGTGGACCGGCAATTCAGCAATGGGTATGCGTCGTGGCTCAAGGATCCGCACTCGGTGCGCATTCCCAACGCCGAGGGTTCCCGTCCGTTTGTGCAGCGCATCTCCAGGGCTTTTCAGCGTCTGCGTCAAGAGACGTCTGAGGGGACTGTGGCGGTGGTGACGCATGGGGGTGTTATTGCCGCCTATCTTTCCAGCCTGCTGGGTTCGGATTTTGACCGCACATTGCTTTCGATCCAACTCGATAACACCGGCCTCACAACCCTGGAGTGGATTAACGGCCATCCGTCCGTGCGCGGTGTGAACGACCACCGTCATCTCGGAGGCAATGTTGCTGCGCGCGGCTGGCACGCCCAGGCCGTTCGCACCGGTAAATCCGGATGA